In a genomic window of Amycolatopsis japonica:
- a CDS encoding carboxylate-amine ligase gives MTGIGIEEEFLLVDPRTGVSCPRAEAVLERHRICCPLPDGAAVHRELRPTQIEAATGVCDTADELYEHLTAGRRTLAEAAAGEDCAIIAAGTPPRPSPDRDHDAVDRFGKVDALYAGVVKAYEACGCHVHVGVPDRETAVAVVNHLGEWLPTLLALSGNSPFEGGRDTGYESWRMVEQSRFPGSGIAPYFVDAAAYEEQVGKLVDCGVLVDENQTFWLARPSARWPTVEVRAADTASTVDEAVLQGLLTRALVRTALADLDHGVEAVPLDPQIAAAAVWSAARHGLSGPAVDPVAGKPVPAGDRVAALLSRTRQALEDTGDADLVRTLLGRLEREGTGAERQRRAAADGEIAVLRMLTEETVPHA, from the coding sequence ATGACCGGGATCGGCATCGAAGAAGAGTTCCTGCTGGTGGATCCCAGAACCGGGGTGAGCTGCCCCCGGGCCGAGGCGGTGCTCGAACGGCACCGGATCTGCTGTCCGCTGCCGGACGGCGCGGCGGTCCACCGGGAACTGCGGCCGACCCAGATCGAGGCCGCCACCGGCGTCTGCGACACGGCCGACGAGTTGTACGAGCACCTGACCGCGGGGCGCCGCACGCTCGCCGAGGCGGCCGCGGGCGAGGACTGCGCCATCATCGCCGCCGGCACTCCCCCGCGTCCCTCGCCCGACCGCGACCACGACGCCGTCGACCGGTTCGGCAAGGTCGACGCGCTGTACGCCGGGGTGGTCAAGGCCTACGAGGCCTGCGGATGCCATGTGCACGTCGGCGTGCCCGACCGGGAGACCGCGGTCGCCGTGGTGAACCATCTGGGTGAATGGCTGCCCACCCTGCTGGCGTTGTCGGGCAACTCGCCCTTCGAAGGCGGCCGCGACACCGGTTACGAGAGCTGGCGGATGGTGGAGCAGAGCCGGTTCCCCGGCTCGGGTATCGCCCCGTACTTCGTCGACGCCGCCGCTTACGAGGAACAGGTCGGGAAGCTGGTGGACTGCGGGGTCCTGGTGGACGAGAACCAGACCTTCTGGCTCGCGAGGCCGTCGGCGCGGTGGCCGACCGTCGAGGTCCGCGCCGCCGACACCGCGTCCACCGTGGACGAAGCCGTATTGCAGGGACTGCTGACCCGGGCACTGGTGCGCACCGCCCTCGCCGACCTGGACCACGGTGTGGAGGCCGTGCCACTGGATCCGCAGATCGCCGCCGCGGCCGTGTGGTCGGCCGCGCGTCACGGGCTTTCGGGCCCCGCCGTCGACCCGGTGGCGGGAAAGCCGGTCCCGGCGGGCGACCGGGTCGCCGCGCTGCTGTCGCGTACCCGCCAGGCGTTGGAGGACACGGGCGACGCGGACCTCGTCCGCACCCTGCTCGGCCGGCTGGAACGGGAGGGCACCGGCGCCGAACGGCAGCGCCGGGCCGCCGCCGACGGAGAGATCGCGGTGTTGCGGATGCTGACCGAAGAGACGGTTCCGCACGCCTAG
- a CDS encoding glycosyltransferase family 2 protein codes for MSAASTTVVIATRDRAPELERTLRELTALRPPPPIVVVDNGSSDGTAARAAAFPGVRVVRLPRNIGVAARNLGVAVARTPYVAFSDDDSWWAEGALAEAERILDTHDDVGLVAAKTLVGEEEREDPVVPMMAASPLGRPEGLPGPAVLGFLACSAIVRRTAYLQAAGFHPLLHFGAEERLLSYDLAARGWWLCYAEAVRAHHHPSSVRPSSSWRERAELRNRMLITVMRRPVRRCLAEVFRTLARAPREPRVLGALAGVVRRLPWALADRRRLPASVERRIRVLEHAHGG; via the coding sequence ATGAGCGCCGCCTCGACGACGGTGGTGATCGCCACCCGCGATCGGGCACCGGAACTGGAACGGACGTTGCGAGAGCTGACCGCGTTGCGGCCGCCTCCGCCGATCGTGGTGGTGGACAACGGTTCGTCCGACGGCACGGCGGCCAGGGCGGCGGCGTTCCCCGGGGTGCGGGTGGTCCGGTTGCCGCGCAACATCGGTGTGGCGGCCCGGAATCTGGGGGTCGCGGTGGCTCGGACGCCGTATGTCGCCTTCAGCGACGACGATTCCTGGTGGGCCGAAGGCGCGCTCGCCGAGGCGGAACGGATCCTCGACACCCACGACGATGTCGGCTTGGTGGCCGCGAAAACCCTGGTCGGCGAGGAAGAACGGGAGGATCCGGTCGTCCCGATGATGGCCGCGAGCCCGCTCGGCAGGCCCGAGGGGCTTCCCGGACCGGCCGTGCTCGGGTTCCTCGCCTGTTCCGCGATCGTCCGGCGGACCGCCTATCTGCAGGCGGCAGGCTTCCATCCGCTGCTGCATTTCGGCGCCGAGGAGCGTTTGCTGTCCTACGACCTGGCGGCGCGCGGATGGTGGCTCTGCTACGCGGAGGCGGTGCGCGCGCATCATCATCCGTCTTCGGTGCGGCCGTCGTCGTCCTGGCGGGAGCGTGCCGAACTCCGCAACCGCATGCTGATCACGGTGATGAGACGGCCCGTACGCCGATGCCTCGCCGAGGTTTTCCGCACGCTGGCCAGGGCGCCGAGGGAACCACGCGTACTCGGCGCGCTCGCCGGGGTGGTGCGGCGCCTGCCGTGGGCGCTCGCCGACAGACGACGGCTGCCCGCTTCGGTGGAACGCCGGATACGGGTACTGGAACACGCCCATGGAGGATGA
- a CDS encoding glycosyltransferase, with product MRIAMVSEHASPLAAMGGADAGGQNVHVAALSSALSRQGHDVTVYTRRDNRRVAATVETPDGYRVVHVPAGPAKKLPKDELLPSMGEFGRVLRSRWAKDRPDVVHAHFWMSGLASILAAKDLGIPVAQTFHALGVVKRRYQGKNDTSPPDRIRLERMIAKQADRVIATCSDEVFELVRMGLPRSRASVVPCGVDLTTFTPDGGVAGRTARRRIVSVGRLVPRKGFDLAIAALPSLPDTELVIVGGPDAGPLDKAPEVRRLRAIADRAGVGDRVHLPGLVSREQMPALLRSADAVVCTPWYEPFGIVPLEAMACGVPVVATAVGGLTDTVVDGVTGMLVPPRNPGELAAALRRLLGDASLCESFGLAGADRVRARYSWDRVASDCLRSYGRVPAGETEVAAAASPS from the coding sequence ATGAGGATCGCGATGGTTTCCGAGCACGCGAGCCCGCTCGCCGCCATGGGCGGAGCCGACGCCGGGGGTCAGAACGTCCACGTCGCGGCGCTTTCCTCGGCGCTGAGCAGGCAGGGACACGACGTCACCGTCTACACGCGCCGCGACAACCGCCGTGTCGCCGCGACCGTCGAGACCCCGGACGGCTACCGCGTCGTCCACGTTCCCGCGGGACCGGCCAAAAAGCTGCCGAAGGACGAGCTGCTGCCATCTATGGGCGAGTTCGGCCGGGTGCTGCGGTCCCGCTGGGCCAAGGACCGGCCCGACGTCGTCCACGCGCATTTCTGGATGTCCGGCCTGGCTTCGATTCTCGCGGCGAAGGACCTCGGAATCCCCGTGGCACAGACCTTTCACGCGCTGGGCGTGGTGAAACGCCGCTATCAGGGCAAGAACGACACGAGCCCGCCCGACCGGATCCGGCTCGAGCGGATGATCGCCAAACAGGCCGACCGCGTGATCGCGACCTGCTCGGACGAGGTCTTCGAACTCGTGCGGATGGGGCTGCCGCGATCGCGTGCTTCGGTAGTCCCGTGTGGTGTCGACCTGACCACGTTCACCCCGGATGGTGGCGTGGCAGGCCGGACGGCTCGACGCCGGATCGTCAGCGTCGGCAGGCTGGTCCCGCGCAAGGGGTTCGACCTCGCCATCGCCGCGCTGCCGTCGCTCCCGGACACGGAACTGGTCATCGTGGGCGGCCCGGACGCGGGGCCGCTCGACAAGGCGCCGGAGGTCCGGCGGTTGCGGGCGATCGCCGACCGGGCCGGCGTCGGCGACCGCGTACACCTGCCCGGGCTCGTATCGCGCGAGCAGATGCCCGCGCTCCTGCGTTCCGCCGACGCGGTGGTCTGCACGCCTTGGTACGAACCGTTCGGCATCGTGCCGCTGGAGGCGATGGCCTGCGGTGTCCCGGTCGTGGCGACGGCCGTCGGCGGGCTGACCGACACGGTCGTCGACGGGGTCACCGGGATGCTGGTCCCGCCGCGCAACCCCGGGGAGCTGGCGGCGGCGTTGCGGCGCCTCCTCGGTGACGCTTCGTTGTGCGAGTCGTTCGGACTCGCCGGAGCCGATCGGGTGCGGGCCCGGTACTCGTGGGACAGGGTCGCTTCGGATTGCTTGCGCTCTTACGGACGCGTTCCGGCCGGGGAGACGGAAGTGGCGGCGGCCGCTTCACCTTCCTGA
- a CDS encoding DUF4383 domain-containing protein: MNLRTTGFLLRPVVLVIALVHLVLGVLGFFFLPEANEVGENTLWIFSATGMLDVIRTVIGVVGLVAVAKPSAIPAYSWLVFVAFTGLTAFGVLSAGTDSAGDAVNLNWADNVLHGVTALVALVVGVASTRVSQRKQSKTTENV, from the coding sequence ATGAACCTACGTACGACGGGCTTCCTTCTGCGACCGGTGGTGCTGGTCATCGCGCTGGTCCACCTCGTCCTGGGTGTGCTCGGCTTCTTCTTCCTCCCCGAGGCGAACGAGGTCGGCGAAAACACGCTGTGGATCTTCAGCGCGACGGGCATGCTCGACGTCATCCGCACCGTGATCGGCGTCGTCGGCCTGGTCGCCGTGGCCAAACCGTCCGCGATCCCGGCCTACAGCTGGCTGGTCTTCGTCGCGTTCACGGGTTTGACCGCTTTCGGTGTTCTCTCGGCGGGGACCGATTCCGCCGGTGACGCCGTCAACCTCAACTGGGCCGACAACGTCCTGCACGGGGTGACCGCCCTCGTGGCGCTCGTGGTGGGCGTCGCGTCCACTCGCGTTTCCCAGCGGAAGCAAAGTAAGACAACGGAAAACGTTTAG
- a CDS encoding iron-containing redox enzyme family protein: MTTIDRDVAARLPEIRGPLSAAVVDTLAGGRRDDFDPDVATGADPFGEDLQLALHVCYELHYQGFDGVDSEWEWDSRLLAFRSVLEHVFLDGIRAAVPGGDDVGGLLDELLVEPVEGGGVSHFLRDEGEWWHVEEYFAQRSIYHLKEADPHAWVIPRLRGRAKAALVAVEFDEFGGGRADQAHSRLFGDLLTAAGLSDGYLAYLDHVPACTLATVNMMSLFGLHRGLRGALVGHFAAAEITTAPAARRMDQALERLGAAPECRYFYTEHIEADAVHEQVLRHDVVGDLLDREPELAADVALGIQATDLLETRLTEHLLGAWSAGETSLLRPLHPLP, translated from the coding sequence ATGACGACGATCGACCGTGACGTGGCCGCGAGGCTGCCTGAAATCCGCGGCCCGCTTTCGGCGGCCGTGGTGGACACCCTGGCGGGCGGACGCCGAGACGATTTCGACCCCGACGTGGCGACCGGCGCCGACCCGTTCGGTGAAGACCTCCAGCTGGCGCTGCACGTCTGCTACGAACTCCACTACCAGGGCTTCGACGGCGTCGACTCGGAGTGGGAGTGGGACTCGCGGCTGCTCGCCTTCCGGTCCGTTCTGGAGCACGTGTTCCTCGACGGCATCCGCGCCGCCGTGCCCGGTGGGGACGACGTCGGCGGGCTGCTGGACGAGTTGCTCGTCGAACCCGTCGAAGGCGGCGGCGTTTCCCACTTCCTGCGTGACGAGGGCGAATGGTGGCACGTCGAGGAGTACTTCGCGCAGCGGTCGATCTACCACTTGAAGGAGGCCGATCCCCACGCGTGGGTGATCCCGCGCCTGCGGGGCAGGGCCAAGGCCGCGCTGGTCGCCGTGGAGTTCGACGAGTTCGGCGGCGGGCGGGCCGATCAGGCGCATTCCCGGCTGTTCGGGGATCTGCTGACCGCCGCCGGCCTGTCGGACGGCTACCTCGCCTACCTCGATCACGTCCCCGCCTGCACACTCGCGACGGTGAACATGATGTCGCTGTTCGGCCTGCACCGGGGCCTGCGTGGCGCGCTCGTCGGCCATTTCGCCGCCGCCGAGATCACCACCGCGCCCGCCGCCCGGCGTATGGACCAGGCGTTGGAACGTCTTGGCGCGGCACCGGAATGCCGCTACTTCTATACCGAGCACATCGAGGCCGACGCGGTGCACGAACAGGTGCTGCGGCACGACGTCGTCGGCGATCTGCTCGACCGCGAACCCGAGCTCGCGGCGGATGTCGCGCTGGGCATCCAGGCCACCGACCTGCTGGAAACCCGGCTGACCGAGCACCTGCTCGGTGCTTGGTCAGCCGGGGAGACCTCACTCCTCAGGCCGCTGCATCCCCTGCCGTGA
- a CDS encoding methyltransferase: MTAISQAATIPLAPARPWLLRPPGVYRPQHDTWLLASALSASGMPREAKVLDLCTGTGALALTAAAHGARSVTAVDISRRALAAVWVNARLRGLPVRPLRGGLAEAASGGPFDVVLANPPYVPSPVPATGAARAWDAGPDGRIVLDQVCAQAAELVAPGGYLMMVHSAVSGPDTSLTQLRAAGLTPSVVATRSIPFGPVMRARAAFLEAAGLIEAEQCHEDLVVIRADRP, from the coding sequence ATGACCGCGATCTCCCAGGCAGCAACGATTCCACTCGCCCCGGCGCGGCCATGGCTGCTGCGGCCGCCGGGGGTCTACCGCCCGCAACACGACACGTGGTTGCTGGCGAGCGCGTTGAGCGCGTCGGGGATGCCCCGCGAAGCGAAAGTCCTCGACCTCTGCACCGGCACCGGAGCCCTCGCGCTGACGGCCGCGGCGCACGGCGCGAGATCGGTGACCGCCGTGGACATCTCCCGGCGGGCGCTGGCCGCCGTATGGGTCAACGCGCGGCTACGCGGCCTCCCGGTCCGGCCGCTTCGTGGCGGCTTGGCCGAGGCGGCGAGCGGTGGCCCGTTCGACGTCGTGCTGGCGAACCCGCCGTACGTTCCCTCGCCGGTGCCCGCCACCGGCGCCGCACGGGCGTGGGACGCGGGGCCGGACGGCCGGATCGTGCTCGACCAGGTCTGTGCCCAGGCGGCCGAATTGGTGGCGCCGGGCGGCTACCTGATGATGGTCCACTCCGCGGTCTCCGGCCCCGACACGTCATTGACGCAGTTGCGGGCGGCGGGGTTGACACCGTCGGTGGTCGCCACCCGATCGATCCCCTTCGGGCCGGTCATGCGGGCACGGGCGGCCTTCCTCGAAGCGGCGGGCCTGATCGAGGCCGAGCAGTGTCACGAGGATCTGGTGGTGATCCGTGCCGACCGGCCGTAG
- a CDS encoding glycosyltransferase, which translates to MTKSAPLRILLWHVHGSWTEAFVRSGHHCFLPLLDEGGPWGRGLSGRDWPSAQEVPVDELKDLDVDVVILQRAEEIHLSARWLRRRPGKEVPAVYVEHNTPREHAATTRHPLAERDDIPLVHVTHFNELMWDSGLAPTVVVPHGIPDPGERYTGELPHGAALINEPARRGRITGTDLLPAFAEIAPVDVYGIGAEELDGRHPAVRPGGDLRSRELYDEVARRRVYLHTARWTSLGLSLLEAMHLGMPVVALATTEAVLAVPPDAGAVSTDVKALAKAYRELIHEPDFAVLAGKTAREFALSHYGLDAFLSRWDALLAEVTA; encoded by the coding sequence ATGACGAAATCGGCCCCGCTCCGGATTCTCCTGTGGCACGTGCACGGTTCCTGGACCGAGGCCTTCGTCCGAAGTGGCCACCACTGTTTCCTGCCGCTCCTCGACGAAGGCGGACCGTGGGGTCGCGGACTCAGCGGCCGTGACTGGCCCTCCGCCCAAGAGGTTCCCGTCGACGAACTGAAGGATCTCGACGTCGATGTCGTGATCCTTCAGCGGGCCGAGGAGATCCACTTGTCGGCGCGGTGGCTGCGCCGCCGTCCCGGCAAGGAAGTGCCCGCCGTCTACGTCGAGCACAACACGCCCCGGGAGCACGCCGCCACCACGCGGCATCCGCTGGCCGAGCGCGACGACATCCCGCTGGTCCACGTGACCCATTTCAACGAACTGATGTGGGACTCCGGCCTCGCGCCCACGGTGGTCGTGCCGCACGGGATCCCCGATCCCGGCGAGCGGTACACCGGGGAACTGCCCCACGGCGCGGCCCTGATCAACGAACCCGCGCGACGGGGACGGATCACCGGAACCGATCTGCTCCCCGCCTTCGCGGAGATCGCGCCGGTCGACGTGTACGGGATCGGCGCGGAAGAACTCGACGGACGACACCCCGCGGTACGTCCCGGCGGCGATCTGCGGAGCCGGGAGCTGTACGACGAAGTGGCCCGGCGCCGCGTCTACCTCCACACCGCGAGGTGGACGTCGCTGGGCCTTTCGCTGCTCGAAGCGATGCATCTGGGCATGCCGGTCGTGGCACTGGCGACCACCGAAGCGGTACTCGCGGTCCCGCCGGACGCCGGCGCCGTCTCGACGGACGTCAAGGCGCTGGCGAAGGCGTACCGCGAGCTCATCCACGAACCCGATTTCGCCGTGCTGGCAGGAAAAACCGCGCGAGAGTTCGCGTTGAGCCACTACGGGCTCGACGCGTTCCTCAGCCGCTGGGACGCCCTGCTGGCCGAAGTGACCGCTTGA
- a CDS encoding glycosyltransferase family 2 protein — MEDEVKDRITVVVITHNRRAQLLETLASMTALPDAAPIVVVDNASTDGTADAVEERFPSIRLIRAPRNLGAVARNLAVREVETPYVAFCDDDTRWQPGSLRRAADRLDAFPGLGVVTGRCLVEPSLTEDPITPELRHSPVPGPEWLPGPALLGVMAGLSAVRVRAFHDVGGFSDRMWLGGEEELFALDLASKGWWMCWDEEMVIHHAPSPVRDPRRRRQLGIRNTLWTLWLRRPLGSVLRRMVAVLRSAPRDRATFAAVAEAVRGIPWVVRERAVVPVAVERGLVLLEESQRNSVARRYVG, encoded by the coding sequence ATGGAGGATGAAGTGAAGGACCGGATCACGGTCGTGGTGATCACGCACAACCGCCGGGCGCAGTTGCTGGAGACGCTCGCCTCGATGACCGCGCTCCCCGACGCGGCGCCGATCGTGGTGGTGGACAACGCTTCCACCGACGGCACCGCGGACGCCGTCGAAGAGCGGTTCCCCTCGATCCGGCTGATCCGCGCGCCACGGAATCTCGGCGCCGTCGCGCGCAATCTCGCCGTCCGCGAAGTGGAGACGCCGTACGTCGCCTTCTGCGACGACGACACCCGATGGCAGCCCGGATCTCTGCGCCGCGCCGCCGACCGGCTCGACGCGTTTCCCGGGCTGGGCGTGGTGACCGGCCGGTGCCTGGTGGAGCCGTCCCTGACCGAGGATCCGATCACCCCGGAACTGCGCCATTCACCGGTCCCCGGCCCGGAATGGCTGCCCGGTCCCGCTCTGCTGGGTGTCATGGCGGGGCTTTCGGCCGTCCGCGTCCGCGCGTTCCACGACGTCGGCGGATTCTCCGACCGGATGTGGCTCGGGGGAGAGGAGGAGCTGTTCGCCCTCGACCTCGCGAGCAAGGGCTGGTGGATGTGCTGGGACGAGGAGATGGTGATCCATCACGCTCCCTCGCCCGTCCGCGATCCGCGACGACGCCGGCAACTCGGCATCCGCAACACGCTGTGGACGTTGTGGCTGCGGCGACCGCTCGGCAGTGTCCTGCGCCGGATGGTCGCGGTGCTGCGTTCGGCGCCCCGCGATCGGGCGACGTTCGCGGCGGTGGCGGAAGCGGTACGGGGGATTCCGTGGGTGGTGCGGGAACGGGCGGTGGTCCCGGTGGCGGTCGAGCGGGGGCTGGTCCTGCTGGAGGAATCGCAGCGGAACTCGGTCGCGCGCCGGTACGTCGGGTGA
- a CDS encoding CDGSH iron-sulfur domain-containing protein produces MPTGRRTRVRIESGGPLLVEGPVEIVTDDGETVTSDRFVVALCACRRSKRYPFCDTSHRRRSRQGMQRPEE; encoded by the coding sequence GTGCCGACCGGCCGTAGGACCAGGGTCCGGATCGAATCCGGCGGGCCCCTCCTGGTGGAGGGGCCGGTCGAGATCGTCACGGACGACGGCGAGACGGTGACCTCGGATCGCTTCGTGGTCGCCCTCTGCGCCTGCCGCCGCAGCAAGCGTTACCCGTTCTGCGACACGAGCCATCGCCGCCGGTCACGGCAGGGGATGCAGCGGCCTGAGGAGTGA
- a CDS encoding FAD-dependent oxidoreductase, whose product MSAQHGLKYATLAKTKGTEAAAMYAYTQAAALDWIAAATAELGIDCGFTRSDSFVYTTMPETVESLEREAEAAAEAGLPASYVTEVDLDVPALGAVKFASQAHFHPRRWLLALAAEIERAGGTIVEGVRAEGLDELGGTKVRTSSGDVRAGEVVVATHYPVFDRGLFFARLDPVRDLVVAGPVAGNHPPEGMYLDADTHHSVRSYLNDGVPYAVVGGEHYRVGDSVDVESRYERLATWAREHAGVHRVTHRWSAHDLSTLDSVPYVGRYHPASRHLWVATGFGQWGMTGGTAAGLLLADLLTGRDNPSAGLYDPNRFDLRSAISTVENNATVAKFLVGDHLSALRKPASLDELVPGEAKVTRDGGELVAAYRDPGGELHAVGAHCTHLGCLVAFNNAEKTWDCPCHGSRFGLDGSVIQGPAVRALPKKRER is encoded by the coding sequence ATCAGCGCCCAGCACGGGCTCAAGTACGCCACGCTGGCCAAGACCAAGGGCACCGAAGCCGCCGCGATGTACGCGTACACGCAAGCGGCCGCCCTCGACTGGATCGCGGCGGCCACGGCCGAACTCGGCATCGACTGCGGGTTCACCCGCTCCGACAGCTTCGTTTACACGACCATGCCCGAGACCGTCGAAAGCCTCGAACGGGAGGCGGAAGCGGCCGCCGAAGCGGGTCTTCCGGCCTCCTACGTCACCGAGGTCGACCTCGACGTGCCCGCCCTCGGCGCGGTCAAGTTCGCGTCGCAGGCGCATTTCCATCCGCGCCGCTGGCTGCTCGCGCTGGCCGCCGAAATCGAACGCGCGGGCGGGACGATCGTCGAAGGGGTACGCGCGGAAGGTCTCGACGAACTCGGCGGGACCAAAGTGCGCACGAGCTCGGGTGACGTGCGCGCCGGTGAGGTCGTGGTCGCGACCCATTACCCCGTGTTCGACCGCGGCCTGTTCTTCGCCCGGCTCGATCCGGTCCGCGATCTGGTGGTCGCCGGACCCGTCGCGGGAAATCACCCACCCGAGGGGATGTACCTCGACGCCGACACCCACCACTCCGTCCGGAGCTACCTCAACGACGGTGTGCCGTACGCGGTCGTGGGCGGCGAGCATTACCGGGTCGGTGACTCCGTCGACGTCGAGAGCCGCTACGAACGGCTGGCCACGTGGGCGCGCGAGCACGCCGGCGTGCACCGGGTCACCCACCGGTGGTCCGCGCACGATCTGTCCACTTTGGACTCCGTGCCCTATGTCGGGCGCTACCACCCGGCCAGCCGTCACCTCTGGGTCGCCACCGGCTTCGGCCAGTGGGGCATGACGGGCGGCACCGCGGCCGGGCTGCTGCTCGCGGATCTGCTGACCGGACGCGACAATCCGTCGGCGGGCCTGTACGACCCGAACCGCTTCGACCTCCGGTCGGCGATTTCGACCGTGGAGAACAACGCCACCGTGGCGAAATTCCTGGTGGGCGACCATCTCAGCGCGTTGCGCAAACCCGCTTCCCTCGACGAACTCGTGCCCGGCGAGGCGAAGGTGACCCGGGACGGCGGCGAACTCGTCGCCGCCTACCGCGATCCGGGTGGCGAGCTGCACGCCGTCGGCGCCCACTGCACCCATCTCGGCTGCCTCGTCGCGTTCAACAACGCGGAGAAGACCTGGGACTGCCCGTGCCACGGTTCGCGGTTCGGGCTGGACGGGTCGGTGATCCAGGGACCGGCCGTGCGCGCGCTACCGAAGAAGCGGGAGCGGTGA
- a CDS encoding ATP-grasp domain-containing protein, whose product MTTSSRPPEEKNIFVIGLDDANDEVLRRIPGADRYRFHALLSPEELQHGEIPIVELVEKAEAHLDAFSEPIDAIVSYWDFPSSTMVAMLCEKYGLPGVSLEAVLKCEHKYWSRLEQAKVIDEVPSFGIVDLDEDDPRPPEGVDYPMWLKPVKSFSSELAFHVADDDEFDKAVAEIRAGVDRVGKPFERVLATVDLPEEVANAGGAACLAEGELNGVQAATEGYVYKGQVTVYGVLDSINYPDSTSFLRHQYPSQLPVDAVERMKEISVRVMEQIGFDNATFSIEFFCHPESGQACLLEINPRHSQSHAELFEYVDGVANHQIMVRLGLGQDPGARRNRGDYRIAGKWYYRRFRDALVTRVPTRAEIADLEAEIPGVKIELVAEKDTRLSDLPEQDSYSYELAHIFVAAQTEREMESKYRRCTEALRFDFEEG is encoded by the coding sequence ATGACCACATCCTCCAGGCCCCCAGAGGAAAAGAACATCTTCGTCATCGGTCTCGACGACGCGAACGACGAGGTGCTGAGACGAATCCCCGGCGCCGACCGGTACCGCTTCCACGCGTTGCTCTCACCGGAGGAGCTGCAGCACGGCGAGATCCCGATCGTCGAGCTGGTGGAGAAGGCGGAGGCGCATTTGGACGCCTTCTCCGAGCCGATCGACGCGATCGTCAGCTATTGGGACTTCCCGTCCTCGACGATGGTGGCGATGCTGTGCGAGAAGTACGGGCTTCCGGGAGTCTCCCTCGAAGCCGTGCTGAAATGCGAGCACAAGTACTGGAGCCGCCTCGAACAGGCGAAGGTGATCGACGAGGTGCCGTCGTTCGGCATCGTCGATCTGGACGAGGACGACCCGCGACCGCCCGAGGGCGTCGACTACCCCATGTGGCTCAAACCGGTGAAGTCGTTCTCCTCGGAGCTTGCCTTCCACGTCGCCGACGACGACGAGTTCGACAAGGCGGTCGCCGAGATCCGGGCGGGTGTCGACAGGGTCGGCAAACCCTTCGAGCGCGTGCTGGCCACGGTCGACCTCCCCGAAGAGGTGGCGAACGCCGGTGGGGCCGCGTGCCTCGCCGAAGGAGAGCTCAACGGCGTGCAGGCCGCGACCGAAGGCTATGTCTACAAAGGACAGGTCACGGTCTACGGGGTGCTGGATTCGATCAACTACCCCGATTCGACGTCCTTCCTGCGGCACCAGTACCCGTCGCAGCTGCCCGTGGACGCCGTCGAGCGGATGAAGGAGATCTCCGTCCGCGTGATGGAGCAGATCGGCTTCGACAACGCGACGTTCAGTATCGAGTTCTTCTGTCATCCCGAATCCGGGCAGGCCTGCCTGCTGGAGATCAACCCGCGGCATTCGCAGTCGCACGCGGAACTGTTCGAGTACGTGGACGGGGTGGCGAACCACCAGATCATGGTCCGGCTGGGCCTGGGACAGGATCCCGGTGCGCGACGGAACCGGGGCGACTACCGGATCGCGGGCAAGTGGTACTACCGCCGTTTCCGCGACGCGCTGGTCACCCGGGTGCCCACCCGCGCCGAGATCGCCGACCTGGAGGCGGAGATCCCCGGGGTGAAGATCGAACTGGTGGCCGAGAAGGACACCAGGCTGTCCGATCTGCCCGAACAGGACAGCTACAGCTACGAACTCGCGCACATCTTCGTGGCGGCGCAGACCGAACGGGAGATGGAGAGCAAGTACCGCCGGTGCACCGAGGCGCTGCGGTTCGACTTCGAGGAGGGATAG